The proteins below come from a single Borreliella afzelii genomic window:
- a CDS encoding PG0541 family transporter-associated protein translates to MTKFYRYRIEIISNLSLELDIFECMEKIEQELGELIYYSKIENVYGKGRKGEKHGNGVWPEENFILIIYTSNQSIVNRLKDIVDDLNRSYPTEGINFFVLGN, encoded by the coding sequence ATGACTAAATTTTATAGGTATAGGATTGAAATAATTTCCAACTTATCTTTAGAGCTTGATATTTTTGAATGTATGGAAAAAATAGAGCAAGAGTTGGGAGAGCTTATATATTATTCTAAGATAGAAAATGTTTATGGAAAAGGCAGAAAGGGGGAAAAGCACGGTAACGGTGTTTGGCCGGAAGAAAATTTTATTCTGATTATTTATACCTCTAATCAATCTATTGTTAATAGATTGAAGGATATTGTAGATGATTTGAATCGTTCTTACCCTACGGAGGGGATTAATTTTTTTGTTTTGGGTAATTGA